One part of the Sphingobacterium sp. LZ7M1 genome encodes these proteins:
- a CDS encoding FKBP-type peptidyl-prolyl cis-trans isomerase: MKNLKLFLVALLAVVSVSSCMKTETNDFDYEANQRRIDSTLKKQAPLIEAYAREHFGDNIDSAYGIWYEVLPTTVDSAAFEYVSAGNGWVPVIANVKYKGELMDGKVFEEKTTATQMTINRLITSWMVMFYPKASSGYSGVLPHGLLKGNKVRFIAPSPLCYDNQAQENIPADSPLIFTIEVTDIRNAN; this comes from the coding sequence ATGAAAAACTTAAAATTATTCTTAGTTGCTCTTTTGGCTGTGGTAAGTGTTTCTTCTTGTATGAAGACGGAAACTAATGATTTTGATTATGAAGCAAATCAAAGAAGAATCGATTCAACTTTGAAAAAACAGGCTCCACTTATTGAAGCTTATGCAAGAGAGCATTTCGGTGATAACATAGATTCAGCTTACGGTATTTGGTACGAAGTATTGCCTACAACAGTTGATAGTGCTGCATTCGAATATGTTTCTGCAGGTAATGGTTGGGTACCAGTAATTGCAAACGTAAAATATAAAGGTGAATTAATGGATGGAAAAGTTTTTGAAGAAAAAACAACCGCTACTCAAATGACCATCAACAGATTAATCACTTCTTGGATGGTGATGTTCTACCCTAAAGCTTCATCAGGTTATTCTGGTGTTTTACCTCATGGATTATTAAAAGGAAATAAAGTGAGATTTATCGCTCCTTCTCCTTTGTGTTATGATAACCAAGCACAAGAAAATATCCCTGCGGATTCACCGCTGATCTTTACTATTGAAGTAACGGATATCAGAAACGCAAACTAA
- a CDS encoding thioredoxin fold domain-containing protein, whose product MKLLQFISIAILLTAGSLQAQERNEPAVNWLSFEQLSDSLTVRPKPVLIFFHTDWCSYCKKMLGENFKDPQVIEKLNSGYYAVEFDAESVDTVRFDGEVYASELKSKRTGKYHPLASILMGSKNRAVFPTTIILDTDFSMKFKKFNYLSIKQLLNIL is encoded by the coding sequence ATGAAGTTGTTACAATTCATATCCATAGCCATCCTATTGACGGCAGGTTCGCTCCAAGCTCAAGAGCGGAACGAACCTGCCGTCAACTGGCTTTCCTTTGAGCAATTGAGTGATTCTTTGACGGTTAGGCCCAAACCCGTATTGATTTTCTTTCATACTGATTGGTGTTCCTATTGCAAAAAGATGCTAGGAGAGAACTTTAAAGACCCACAAGTGATCGAAAAGCTCAATTCAGGATATTATGCCGTAGAGTTTGACGCAGAATCCGTAGATACCGTGAGATTCGACGGAGAGGTCTACGCGAGCGAATTAAAATCCAAAAGGACTGGAAAATATCACCCCTTGGCAAGTATTTTAATGGGCAGCAAAAACAGGGCTGTTTTCCCTACTACCATTATCTTAGACACCGATTTTTCCATGAAATTCAAAAAATTTAATTACTTAAGTATTAAGCAACTATTAAATATTTTATAA
- a CDS encoding TonB-dependent receptor, translating into MKLFLLRNFLIIICLGLGNQAVYAQISGRVINDKQQAVPNATILLDGTKVGTSTDSLGYFELDTKGQNSKSLSVRAVGYQNAKKQFSANESGLNIVLHEDNLNLNEVVVSASRYGMERKKAPVIVNVLSPKLFTATQSVAMSETLNYQPGVRVENNCQNCGFTQVRLNGMEGAYSQILINSRSVFSALNSVYGLDQIPTSMIDRIEVVRSGGSALFGANAIAGTINIITKDPVENDWQIKSTNSIIDGQAWDNTIDFNTSYVDNDLKAGATFYGMHRNRQAYDANGDGFSEMTKLKNITFGTKAFYKPSEFNKITLDLSALNEFRRGGDNLDKAPHFTDVTEQLRTNTFIGGLTYDQYSKDYKHKLSIYGSGQITDRESFYGGLGGGRTAQDSVLASNAYGDTDDFAMVVGAQYTYTFERDVITAGVEYNNNRTKDNIPGYARLIDQKTHGVGSYAQYEWNILENLKTLIGARYDYTYVDGNYKLAGYNRNSAQNFGTFSPRFTLLYDITDYLQFRGGYARGFRAPQAFNEDMHVTSIGGQQVFVLIGENLKTEYSNAYTGSFNITKNFGSVQTSLLLEGFYTDLQNPFTNIMTSQDENLIIQEMRNGSGAKVYGSNVELNIAPSSKYSFQMGGTVQRSEYTDEQLLYEGKTPAENISSKKFVRTPNVYGYFNANWKPLEPFNVDITGVYTGSMIVPHVLEGEEMILKNSPNFVEANFRLGYTFSLKKDFSIEVFGGMQNVFNAFQKDFDKGALRDSNYIYGPSRPRTVTFGIKVGHFH; encoded by the coding sequence ATGAAATTATTTCTACTCAGGAATTTCCTGATCATTATATGCCTTGGCCTAGGCAATCAGGCAGTCTATGCCCAAATTTCAGGTCGCGTAATCAATGACAAACAACAAGCTGTCCCAAATGCAACCATTCTATTGGATGGCACCAAAGTGGGAACTTCAACCGATAGCCTAGGATATTTCGAACTGGATACCAAAGGCCAAAACAGCAAAAGCCTTTCCGTAAGGGCGGTAGGCTACCAAAATGCTAAAAAACAGTTCAGTGCAAACGAATCAGGATTGAACATCGTCCTGCATGAAGACAACTTAAACTTGAACGAAGTGGTGGTCAGTGCTTCCCGTTACGGTATGGAAAGAAAAAAGGCGCCGGTAATCGTGAATGTATTGAGTCCTAAACTATTTACCGCAACACAGTCTGTGGCCATGTCTGAAACCTTGAACTACCAACCTGGGGTTCGGGTGGAAAACAATTGCCAAAACTGTGGCTTTACCCAAGTGCGATTAAATGGAATGGAAGGGGCATATTCACAGATCTTGATCAACTCGCGCTCTGTTTTCTCAGCCTTAAACAGTGTGTATGGCTTGGACCAGATTCCAACATCCATGATAGACCGCATCGAGGTGGTACGTTCAGGTGGTTCTGCCCTATTTGGTGCAAATGCCATTGCCGGAACGATCAATATCATTACCAAAGACCCTGTTGAAAACGATTGGCAGATTAAATCGACCAACTCCATCATCGATGGACAAGCTTGGGACAACACCATTGATTTCAACACCTCTTATGTAGACAATGATCTTAAAGCAGGTGCTACTTTCTACGGAATGCACCGTAACCGTCAAGCCTATGACGCAAATGGCGACGGTTTTTCGGAAATGACCAAATTGAAGAACATCACTTTTGGCACAAAAGCCTTCTATAAGCCTTCTGAATTCAATAAGATTACTTTAGACTTAAGTGCCTTGAATGAATTCCGAAGAGGTGGTGACAATCTGGACAAAGCTCCACACTTTACCGATGTAACGGAACAGTTAAGGACTAACACCTTCATCGGAGGTTTGACCTATGATCAGTATTCTAAGGATTACAAACATAAACTGTCCATCTATGGCTCCGGCCAGATCACCGATAGAGAAAGCTTCTATGGTGGTCTAGGAGGCGGCAGAACTGCTCAAGACAGCGTCTTGGCTTCCAATGCATACGGTGATACCGATGATTTTGCCATGGTTGTAGGTGCGCAATATACCTATACCTTCGAACGCGATGTCATAACAGCTGGGGTGGAATACAACAACAATAGAACTAAGGACAATATCCCTGGATACGCTCGACTGATCGATCAAAAGACACATGGAGTGGGTTCTTATGCGCAGTACGAGTGGAATATCCTCGAAAACCTTAAAACCTTGATTGGTGCCCGTTATGATTACACTTATGTGGATGGAAACTATAAATTGGCCGGATACAATAGAAATTCTGCCCAAAACTTTGGCACATTCAGCCCTAGGTTTACCTTACTATATGACATTACAGATTACCTGCAATTCAGGGGTGGATATGCCCGAGGATTCCGTGCTCCACAAGCTTTCAACGAGGATATGCACGTCACTTCCATCGGAGGGCAACAAGTGTTCGTATTGATCGGCGAAAACCTAAAGACCGAATATTCCAATGCCTACACGGGTTCATTTAACATTACCAAAAACTTTGGTTCTGTACAGACCAGTTTACTATTGGAAGGTTTCTATACCGATCTCCAAAATCCATTCACCAATATCATGACCTCCCAAGATGAAAACTTGATCATCCAGGAAATGCGCAATGGATCTGGAGCAAAGGTATATGGTTCCAACGTGGAATTGAATATTGCTCCATCTTCAAAATATAGTTTCCAGATGGGCGGAACGGTTCAACGCTCTGAATATACCGATGAGCAGCTCTTGTATGAAGGTAAAACTCCTGCAGAGAATATCAGCAGCAAAAAGTTTGTTCGTACACCAAACGTTTACGGTTACTTTAATGCCAACTGGAAACCATTGGAACCATTTAACGTTGACATTACTGGTGTTTACACCGGTAGTATGATCGTGCCGCATGTCTTGGAAGGCGAAGAGATGATCTTGAAAAACTCTCCAAATTTTGTGGAAGCAAACTTCCGTTTAGGTTACACTTTCTCCCTGAAGAAAGACTTCAGCATTGAAGTGTTCGGTGGAATGCAAAACGTCTTCAATGCTTTCCAAAAAGATTTTGACAAAGGCGCTTTGCGTGACTCCAATTATATCTATGGACCATCAAGACCAAGGACAGTTACCTTCGGTATCAAGGTAGGACATTTTCACTAA
- the panD gene encoding aspartate 1-decarboxylase: protein MMIEVMKSKIHRARVTQAELNYVGSITIDQDLMDAADIIANEKVQIVNNNNGARLETYVIPGERGTGTICLNGAAARLVQVGDIVIIISYALMEREEARNHKPLLVFPDEHNKIV from the coding sequence ATGATGATAGAAGTAATGAAATCAAAAATTCATAGAGCTCGCGTTACGCAAGCTGAATTGAATTATGTGGGAAGCATAACCATTGATCAAGACCTAATGGATGCTGCGGATATTATTGCCAATGAAAAAGTACAGATTGTCAACAATAATAATGGCGCAAGGCTTGAAACCTACGTCATTCCAGGTGAACGCGGTACTGGAACAATCTGCTTGAACGGAGCTGCTGCCCGCCTGGTACAGGTTGGCGATATCGTAATCATTATTTCTTACGCCTTAATGGAACGTGAGGAAGCAAGAAACCACAAACCATTGCTTGTGTTCCCAGATGAACACAATAAAATCGTTTAA
- the panC gene encoding pantoate--beta-alanine ligase, with protein MKIFRTKQELQHELAGIRQQNQVITLVPTMGALHEGHLSLINYAKPLTDITVCSIFVNPTQFNDPKDLEKYPRPIENDIALLESVGCDILFMPTVEEMYPENDPEWHINLGNLDQIWEGEHRPGHFQGVTQIVFKLFDLVKPNQACFGQKDFQQVMVIQRMIDIKNLDIKLLICPIIRSEAGLALSSRNARLSEEGKENALTIITALRFIQDNLEQKSVAELLDGAKTIIASNPAVELEYLSICETSTLAPVDNIESGKDYVALIAAWVEKVRLIDNILLSR; from the coding sequence GTGAAAATTTTTCGCACTAAACAGGAACTCCAACATGAACTTGCTGGAATCCGCCAACAAAATCAAGTCATCACCCTGGTACCAACCATGGGCGCGCTGCATGAAGGTCACCTCTCCTTGATCAACTATGCCAAACCCCTTACCGACATCACGGTATGTAGCATTTTTGTCAATCCAACTCAATTTAATGACCCTAAGGACCTGGAGAAATACCCACGCCCTATTGAAAATGATATCGCCCTATTGGAGTCGGTAGGCTGTGATATCCTCTTTATGCCGACCGTTGAGGAGATGTATCCTGAAAACGACCCAGAATGGCATATCAACCTAGGAAACCTAGATCAAATCTGGGAAGGTGAACACCGCCCTGGGCACTTCCAAGGTGTTACACAGATCGTTTTTAAGCTATTTGATCTGGTAAAACCGAACCAAGCTTGCTTCGGCCAAAAAGACTTCCAACAGGTCATGGTCATCCAACGCATGATTGACATCAAAAACCTGGACATCAAACTCCTGATCTGCCCTATTATCAGAAGTGAGGCAGGTTTGGCATTGAGTTCTAGAAATGCACGCCTTTCTGAAGAAGGTAAAGAAAATGCCCTAACTATAATTACTGCCCTTCGCTTTATCCAGGACAACCTGGAGCAGAAGTCCGTTGCTGAACTATTGGATGGAGCAAAAACAATTATTGCCTCCAACCCTGCTGTGGAATTGGAATACCTAAGTATATGTGAAACCAGCACCTTGGCCCCTGTCGACAATATCGAATCAGGCAAAGACTACGTTGCACTGATCGCTGCATGGGTAGAAAAGGTACGTTTGATCGACAACATATTACTTTCCCGTTAG